The Aquiluna sp. KACHI24 genome contains a region encoding:
- a CDS encoding exonuclease domain-containing protein — MGELDFVVVDFETTGLHADAMPIEIGMVKVTDGAVTDTFQSLVHQNWVSPEATNIHGLSVADLELAPSASDLVDQFAKFISDLPLVMHNAAFDLRIAKASGLSRSLFANKVYCSLHLSRATVNAPNHKLATLAETLNLNQSPEHRALADALTTAELVLALLNERRFKSLHNLYVTSGLWPGQVGPEGYKLPKNGSKQSAHMTASIRESIAASITDDEWAPHPEWIGREVCFTGTLESMDRSEAHRWAMRLGAEPRMSLNKKTQFVIVGGNRGSSKLDKLQEWRSKGSTIVEIDEEQFLGFIEEAQHHKGLAEEGV, encoded by the coding sequence ATGGGGGAATTAGATTTTGTCGTTGTAGATTTTGAGACCACAGGTCTTCATGCAGATGCAATGCCAATCGAGATTGGCATGGTCAAAGTCACCGATGGGGCGGTGACAGATACTTTCCAAAGCCTGGTTCATCAGAATTGGGTAAGTCCAGAGGCCACAAACATCCATGGTTTATCAGTGGCGGACTTAGAGCTGGCACCGAGCGCGAGTGACCTGGTTGATCAATTTGCCAAATTCATCTCAGACCTGCCACTTGTAATGCATAACGCAGCTTTTGATCTTCGAATTGCAAAAGCGTCCGGTCTTTCTAGATCTCTTTTTGCTAACAAGGTTTATTGCAGTCTTCATCTCAGTAGAGCGACAGTAAATGCGCCGAATCATAAGCTCGCAACACTGGCAGAGACATTGAATCTGAATCAAAGTCCCGAACACAGGGCACTTGCAGATGCGTTAACCACTGCAGAGCTTGTTCTGGCCCTTCTAAACGAGAGAAGATTCAAGTCTTTACATAATCTGTACGTAACTTCTGGATTGTGGCCGGGACAAGTAGGTCCCGAAGGTTACAAGCTCCCTAAGAACGGCTCCAAGCAGAGCGCGCACATGACTGCCTCAATTCGGGAATCTATCGCGGCATCCATCACCGATGATGAGTGGGCGCCTCACCCCGAGTGGATTGGCAGGGAGGTCTGCTTCACAGGAACCCTGGAGTCTATGGATCGCTCGGAGGCTCACAGATGGGCTATGCGATTGGGGGCAGAGCCACGCATGTCTCTCAACAAAAAAACACAGTTTGTAATTGTTGGGGGAAACCGGGGTTCATCGAAGTTGGACAAGCTACAGGAGTGGAGATCCAAGGGTTCCACCATCGTGGAAATTGACGAAGAGCAGTTCTTGGGATTCATCGAAGAGGCGCAGCATCACAAAGGTCTTGCTGAAGAGGGGGTTTGA
- the dcm gene encoding DNA (cytosine-5-)-methyltransferase, translated as MESLRFIDLFAGVGGTRLAFESQSFDCVFSSEWDLHARATYQANFDDLPHGDITEIPAKHIPPFEVLVAGFPCQPFSTIGKQQGFKHETQGTLFYEIARILSETTPRAFLLENVKGLLTNNNGSTWNTIQEVLSELGYFVKHAVLDSSDFGVPQRRRRLYVVGFRDPQDLESFSFPVPTGDLADFAPHVEWGALGYSISKHLQSTYVFKLSDGRPEIVDQGWTGPIKTLVSSYYKIQRLTGTFVRDGETGLRLLSRSECLAAMGFPSDFILPQSRGRIYRQLGNSVAVPVVAAIAGQMSIALRR; from the coding sequence ATGGAGTCTCTTAGGTTTATCGATCTCTTCGCAGGGGTTGGCGGTACCCGCTTAGCTTTTGAAAGCCAGTCTTTCGACTGTGTATTTTCTAGCGAGTGGGATCTTCATGCACGTGCCACCTATCAGGCAAATTTCGATGACTTGCCACACGGTGACATTACCGAGATCCCCGCTAAACACATACCGCCATTTGAAGTTCTAGTTGCAGGTTTTCCCTGTCAACCGTTTTCAACAATTGGTAAGCAGCAAGGCTTCAAACACGAGACGCAGGGGACATTGTTCTATGAGATTGCGCGAATCTTGAGTGAGACGACGCCCAGGGCTTTTTTGCTTGAGAATGTAAAAGGGCTGCTAACCAACAATAACGGGTCTACCTGGAACACCATTCAGGAAGTGCTTAGCGAGCTCGGCTACTTCGTTAAACATGCGGTTTTGGACAGTTCAGACTTTGGTGTGCCACAGCGTAGACGAAGGCTGTACGTCGTGGGATTTCGGGACCCACAGGACTTGGAATCATTTTCTTTCCCTGTCCCCACAGGGGACCTTGCGGACTTCGCGCCGCACGTGGAGTGGGGAGCGCTTGGATACTCTATTTCAAAGCATCTGCAATCAACTTATGTTTTCAAGTTGTCGGACGGCAGGCCTGAAATTGTTGATCAGGGCTGGACTGGCCCAATTAAAACGCTGGTATCGAGTTACTACAAAATTCAGAGACTAACCGGAACCTTTGTGAGAGATGGAGAAACTGGCCTACGTCTTTTGAGTCGTTCAGAATGCCTGGCCGCTATGGGGTTTCCCAGCGACTTCATTCTTCCGCAGTCGCGGGGGAGGATTTATCGTCAGCTGGGTAATAGTGTGGCCGTCCCGGTTGTTGCCGCCATAGCAGGCCAAATGTCGATTGCCTTGAGGAGATAG
- a CDS encoding DUF87 domain-containing protein — protein sequence MTSASAKTWRLEFPSGVSTEFIADVVKLINDEIKRSDGSPEAVAFLHGFHLDGDPAFTMSEFELVNFRCDSEEERRFLIISGPSSVESISNASKVLLRGSFPKPEASHLKISDISGASVQLLGQLQAEYGYDFDRSLSEDRLSHALSLVSAILESDSTNSIKPWNVLWFEFVEASLERLVKIASFADCEGVEQAIYPAFGLPNPSSGGLFLGEVGAAAKMVLRAYGDWWSSWDKTVTSAQFIANRVAESDHFDRTMLHIDEEHYVDAFALNGDSVLTFLNAIGSSIVDRGFIGSYPQSDLLTPRSLVRAQGIEKLQLEDRGCSLGIRPQSADQSPYLVPLREFDYGLRSDTILVYLKPRDDAQALPSANLEIEFDVAQDGCEWITEEVVCDISGVRIRGHLVGSDALALKLGQEFLIQATMTYELPPSNPLSLLVQQTGKTQLVLAASWGELSYLGFFDSTKASPKVNAKQFLPEPSSVGIDSSITSLGLLVRGNSAKFEGTEFPTLIDSEFFGASISISEQIQVDSGNCSIQLFKESQSRSTHSPIIAAISKEMLPTIAASPENATSIRGRLEDLLSENISNESWLKCLFHVALEENQPLGVAESINTDFPHGILCAREVGQMLSNVGFGVDPDFVSSSVVSKFVDQVKQLDLEINLTSKMDGAINWPSKTSWRHLYSDSTKLNELLTSFEEMVSFARDHFGESEVFWASYPFSTSVWNAETGLCSSVLLSPLHPLRLAWIASVEHGLWEAQEARQLAGTIEGWDFPMIGPAPQAGSSMLAVPTDHGTDYQFLGWSMLVPINSSAQGVVGPNNIAGFTAPGNSSTGLNASASVSAVKSYRRVNPHLSSLVIDLAVSQGSKSSRLTDLDEAIHEVALSVGRDSQDLPGGIHVLDSLSRLGEFPRERILQTASSLLPRPFSWRRYQSTTQGSHRCQIRLLQDPGVHVRIERRNAAKLGTLAEIPFRRFVSIADVEGQAKGITSLAPRLSSETGWIQFRNAVEVVEAGASGDVILSSLNKPALADGSADWTVSGEGLLSPSTVAALLAASSGSNQMLWEWRPPFLDSSSADPSVSKRAFMTIARVPNSFKLQLASKLSSLQLSEDEVKKRTQGILETLGGRGMGLAALLAMGGTHTSGAIGFYAAFKVLESIESSRNLLVIPMDACDGFLRSLAGTEFVPESGRKADLLAIDVSESVIRFIPIEIKMYGLDQAQNTLPGADSRALDEAKQQAVASLKLLRGVLESHEHILSELSSIGDKALWLTNLAALIDTARKLSPKRANLSQVLPRLMQNITSGNVTLELGTPMVNYFTGSLAHSEAVKFRSEKTADIATLENINVLISSVEVVFDNFELEKLSGSWGSIAFDQASLKSLDVSHVSQVGSKPTDSSEVNASERDKDDFSRADDNDQSEDDKKEIEPDTDPIELHNSDECLPGLSALIGVDEHGNKHYFHPSKRDVVPQLGVIGASGSGKTQLMKRVLFDLAVGSQAPWPHPGILILDYKGDFSLKEDDGFRTRAGFETIPASALRLNFWELSSVDLGRFGGDRDLAIGAKASSFKSMLQKMTPSMGLVQASHLTSAIKRAYQVADQSGRPFPPMSLISSAYAKLAPRADVVSSLFESVELIKLFAETTEDANDLNKFFAPGKKQIIDFSALGAFGDPFLAKFAVSAVLESLVQNMYSNYSAAGEYDDQKGTQKLNQIVFIDEAHNIIPFGLFAIDKLIREGRSFGHGIMMATQGMAEFAQTDTDYREMLSQWCVFRVTNPDQRDLAALGFPVGDHLKLRTEINSFQTGQALYRRFDSAGGSQKLMVTKLKASSFLEVGRDGVS from the coding sequence ATGACTTCCGCTTCGGCAAAAACGTGGAGGCTTGAGTTCCCATCTGGCGTTTCGACGGAGTTTATTGCCGATGTTGTCAAATTGATAAATGATGAGATCAAGCGCTCGGACGGCTCGCCAGAGGCTGTCGCATTTTTGCACGGGTTCCATTTAGACGGGGATCCTGCTTTCACGATGTCGGAGTTCGAACTAGTGAACTTTCGCTGCGATTCCGAGGAAGAAAGAAGATTTCTCATCATCTCTGGCCCTTCCAGTGTGGAGTCGATATCAAATGCATCCAAAGTTTTACTGCGGGGCAGCTTTCCTAAGCCGGAAGCCTCGCACCTGAAGATCAGCGACATCTCAGGCGCGTCCGTTCAGCTCCTGGGTCAGTTGCAAGCTGAGTATGGTTACGACTTCGATAGGAGCCTTAGTGAGGATCGTCTTTCCCATGCTCTGAGTCTTGTGTCTGCGATCTTGGAGAGCGACTCGACTAATTCAATCAAACCCTGGAATGTCCTATGGTTTGAATTCGTGGAGGCCTCCCTCGAGAGGCTTGTAAAAATCGCGTCGTTTGCTGACTGTGAAGGGGTGGAACAGGCAATTTACCCAGCATTTGGGCTGCCGAATCCATCTTCCGGTGGCCTCTTTTTGGGAGAAGTCGGGGCCGCTGCAAAAATGGTCCTTCGCGCCTACGGAGACTGGTGGAGCTCATGGGACAAAACCGTAACTTCAGCACAATTCATTGCGAATCGTGTGGCGGAATCGGATCATTTCGATCGCACCATGCTCCACATTGACGAAGAGCACTACGTTGATGCCTTTGCTTTGAACGGCGATTCTGTTCTTACGTTCTTGAATGCGATCGGTTCATCCATTGTTGATCGAGGTTTCATAGGATCTTACCCACAGTCAGATTTACTAACTCCGCGGTCACTCGTCCGTGCCCAAGGAATTGAAAAACTCCAGCTCGAGGACCGGGGGTGCTCCTTAGGAATTAGGCCCCAAAGTGCGGACCAATCTCCCTACCTTGTGCCCCTTAGGGAGTTTGATTATGGGTTGAGATCTGACACTATCCTTGTCTACCTTAAGCCGAGGGACGATGCACAAGCGCTTCCGAGCGCAAACCTCGAGATTGAATTTGACGTAGCCCAGGATGGCTGTGAATGGATTACTGAGGAAGTGGTGTGTGACATTTCCGGAGTGCGAATTCGCGGCCACTTAGTTGGTTCAGATGCACTCGCTCTAAAACTTGGTCAGGAGTTCTTGATTCAGGCAACCATGACCTATGAGTTACCTCCAAGCAACCCTCTGAGCCTGCTGGTACAACAAACCGGAAAAACCCAGCTCGTTCTGGCAGCGTCATGGGGTGAGCTTAGCTATCTCGGCTTCTTTGATTCCACCAAAGCCTCTCCAAAAGTAAATGCGAAGCAATTCCTTCCCGAACCCTCATCGGTTGGCATCGATTCTTCAATCACGTCTTTGGGCTTGCTCGTTAGGGGCAACTCAGCGAAGTTTGAGGGGACAGAGTTTCCGACTCTGATTGATTCTGAGTTTTTTGGGGCATCTATTTCTATTTCGGAACAGATTCAGGTCGACTCCGGGAATTGCTCTATTCAGTTGTTTAAAGAATCTCAGTCCAGGAGTACTCATTCCCCAATCATCGCAGCCATTAGTAAGGAGATGCTGCCCACGATTGCGGCGTCTCCCGAGAACGCCACATCGATACGTGGCCGTCTTGAAGATTTGCTGTCGGAAAACATCTCCAATGAGTCATGGCTGAAATGTCTCTTCCATGTTGCACTGGAGGAAAACCAGCCCTTGGGCGTTGCAGAGTCAATCAATACGGATTTCCCGCACGGCATTCTGTGTGCTCGCGAGGTGGGACAAATGCTCTCGAATGTAGGGTTCGGCGTGGACCCAGACTTTGTCTCTTCCTCCGTGGTCTCTAAGTTTGTCGATCAGGTGAAGCAGTTAGACCTTGAAATCAACCTGACATCCAAAATGGACGGAGCCATAAATTGGCCTTCGAAGACTAGCTGGAGGCACCTTTACTCTGACTCCACGAAATTGAATGAACTTCTGACCTCGTTTGAGGAGATGGTCAGTTTTGCGAGGGATCATTTCGGGGAGTCGGAAGTTTTTTGGGCCTCATACCCATTCTCTACATCAGTCTGGAATGCGGAGACTGGCTTGTGCTCCTCAGTTCTACTCAGCCCGCTTCATCCGCTTCGACTGGCCTGGATTGCAAGTGTCGAGCACGGTCTCTGGGAGGCGCAAGAGGCACGACAACTAGCAGGGACAATCGAGGGTTGGGATTTTCCAATGATAGGTCCTGCACCACAAGCGGGTTCCTCCATGTTGGCAGTCCCGACGGACCACGGCACTGATTATCAGTTCTTGGGCTGGTCCATGCTCGTACCGATTAATAGCTCGGCCCAAGGTGTTGTCGGCCCGAATAACATTGCCGGCTTTACAGCCCCAGGAAATTCTTCTACGGGGCTTAATGCATCGGCCTCGGTCTCCGCTGTGAAAAGTTACAGGAGAGTTAATCCGCATCTTTCTAGCTTGGTCATCGATCTTGCGGTTAGCCAAGGTTCAAAATCATCCCGCCTTACCGATTTGGACGAGGCAATCCATGAGGTCGCGCTATCGGTTGGACGCGATTCGCAAGACCTGCCTGGCGGTATACATGTTTTGGATTCGCTCTCGAGATTGGGGGAATTTCCGAGGGAAAGAATTTTGCAAACGGCATCAAGTTTGTTACCTCGTCCATTCAGCTGGCGGCGTTACCAATCAACCACACAGGGCTCTCACCGTTGCCAAATTCGTTTGTTGCAAGACCCAGGTGTTCACGTTCGAATAGAACGAAGAAATGCAGCAAAATTAGGCACTTTAGCCGAGATTCCGTTCAGGCGGTTTGTCTCGATAGCTGACGTAGAGGGTCAGGCCAAGGGAATTACTTCACTGGCTCCCCGACTGTCTTCTGAAACAGGGTGGATTCAGTTTCGAAATGCGGTAGAGGTTGTGGAAGCCGGCGCTTCGGGCGACGTAATACTGAGCAGCCTCAACAAACCAGCTTTGGCGGATGGATCAGCGGATTGGACCGTTAGCGGCGAGGGGCTTCTGAGCCCCTCAACCGTGGCTGCGCTGCTCGCTGCAAGCTCGGGTTCCAACCAAATGCTCTGGGAGTGGCGGCCACCGTTTTTGGATAGCTCCAGCGCAGACCCCAGCGTCAGTAAAAGAGCATTCATGACTATTGCTCGCGTTCCGAATTCATTCAAACTGCAGCTGGCTTCCAAGCTCAGCTCACTTCAACTGTCTGAAGACGAGGTGAAGAAAAGAACTCAAGGCATTCTGGAAACACTCGGCGGTAGAGGCATGGGTTTGGCGGCGTTGCTTGCCATGGGGGGGACTCACACATCCGGGGCCATTGGCTTCTATGCTGCATTCAAGGTGCTGGAATCTATAGAGAGCTCTCGAAACCTGCTAGTCATCCCGATGGATGCATGCGACGGCTTTTTGAGGAGTCTTGCAGGTACTGAATTTGTACCTGAGTCGGGACGAAAGGCTGATCTTCTAGCGATTGATGTAAGCGAGAGCGTGATTCGATTTATCCCGATTGAAATAAAGATGTACGGTCTAGATCAAGCTCAGAACACCCTTCCAGGCGCAGATTCTCGGGCTCTTGATGAGGCCAAGCAGCAGGCTGTAGCCTCACTGAAACTTTTGCGGGGCGTTCTGGAGTCTCACGAGCACATTTTGAGCGAACTATCCTCAATAGGCGATAAGGCACTTTGGCTTACGAACCTCGCCGCCTTGATAGACACAGCCAGAAAGCTCTCTCCAAAGAGGGCAAACCTTAGCCAAGTGCTTCCCAGGTTGATGCAGAACATAACTTCTGGAAATGTGACGCTGGAGCTCGGAACGCCCATGGTGAATTATTTCACTGGGAGCTTGGCCCATTCTGAGGCAGTGAAGTTCAGGTCAGAGAAGACCGCGGACATCGCCACCTTAGAGAACATCAACGTGCTCATTTCCTCGGTAGAGGTTGTCTTTGACAATTTTGAGCTTGAAAAGCTCTCTGGGTCGTGGGGATCTATCGCTTTTGATCAAGCCAGCTTGAAATCTCTGGACGTATCGCATGTTTCTCAGGTTGGTTCCAAACCAACAGATTCCTCAGAAGTAAACGCCAGTGAACGTGATAAGGACGATTTTTCGCGGGCTGATGATAACGACCAATCTGAGGATGACAAAAAGGAAATTGAACCTGATACTGACCCTATCGAATTGCATAACAGTGACGAATGCCTGCCTGGTCTTTCTGCGCTAATTGGAGTAGACGAACATGGTAATAAACATTACTTCCACCCAAGCAAGAGAGATGTAGTCCCTCAGTTAGGCGTTATTGGGGCCTCTGGATCTGGAAAAACACAGCTAATGAAGAGGGTGCTTTTTGACCTTGCCGTTGGTTCACAAGCCCCATGGCCTCATCCCGGAATTCTCATTCTCGATTACAAGGGTGATTTCAGCCTGAAGGAAGATGATGGATTTCGGACAAGGGCTGGCTTTGAAACCATTCCGGCATCTGCATTGCGGCTTAATTTTTGGGAGCTCTCTTCGGTAGATCTTGGGCGCTTCGGGGGCGACAGAGACCTCGCAATCGGTGCTAAAGCCTCATCCTTCAAGAGCATGCTTCAAAAAATGACCCCTTCTATGGGGTTGGTACAAGCGAGTCACCTTACATCCGCCATCAAGAGGGCATATCAGGTAGCAGACCAAAGTGGCCGACCATTTCCGCCTATGAGCCTAATTAGCAGTGCTTACGCCAAACTGGCACCCAGGGCAGACGTAGTGTCGTCTTTGTTCGAATCGGTTGAACTAATTAAGCTTTTTGCGGAGACAACAGAGGATGCGAATGACCTCAATAAGTTCTTTGCCCCAGGAAAAAAGCAAATCATTGATTTTTCTGCCCTCGGCGCATTCGGTGATCCCTTCTTGGCGAAGTTCGCTGTAAGCGCGGTCTTGGAATCTCTTGTCCAAAACATGTACTCGAACTACAGTGCCGCTGGAGAGTACGATGACCAGAAGGGGACTCAAAAACTAAATCAAATTGTCTTCATTGACGAGGCGCACAACATAATTCCTTTCGGCTTGTTTGCAATCGACAAGCTCATTCGAGAAGGCCGCAGTTTCGGACATGGAATCATGATGGCAACTCAGGGGATGGCTGAGTTTGCTCAAACCGATACCGACTACAGGGAGATGCTCAGTCAATGGTGTGTATTTAGAGTGACGAACCCTGACCAACGTGACCTCGCAGCGCTCGGTTTCCCGGTTGGCGATCACCTAAAATTGAGGACAGAAATCAATTCTTTCCAAACGGGTCAGGCCTTGTACAGGAGATTTGATTCCGCAGGCGGTAGTCAAAAACTGATGGTTACGAAGCTCAAAGCCTCGAGTTTCTTGGAAGTTGGAAGAGATGGAGTCTCTTAG
- a CDS encoding NERD domain-containing protein — MKFIPESPRGGANVSEVRLFEALKAHGAETDWTAVHSILIGRDPDVLVGEADFFVLIPNRGIVVIEAKAPTQVTYKSGDWFLEGTPNPKKNPLDQANRARGALRKFIAELGMDDEVPIARMVWFTSLGRHQFDPVSRGDFQFHEWELGWKQDLAAPVKAIENVLDNFLRHYSKSETIKISPGHFTQDVSERISSALFADFTVSEDPRDRAKERADERRRLLADQFKILNAIEDNPHIYLEGAAGSGKSFLISEAAMRSRRDEKRTLVTCWNVLMAEELARQIPHSNDLNFVVKDINCLMLEFAGLKSNPSDASSEWYEEELPELALAGLKRKPFLGNFSAILIDEFQDLVGKLKVLEFLLSLGKGLGLSQTNLVLAGDERQQILVDRRGSMGSFATAKALLPGIVKYKLKANTRMSPKLHREMQKLLGIKLEVDEHLIKSDQIGGLTVIETTQKQQATALKDCLNDLLLSYSSSEIRVLSPFGAQRSLIGKLFESEVRANDEVWLKSHARHASTNGEIRWRSISKFKGLEDEVVVITDIGQESADFFAERGQPIADWLYVGISRARHRCILITTTPIDELLRQ; from the coding sequence ATGAAATTCATTCCCGAGTCGCCCAGAGGTGGGGCCAATGTTTCTGAGGTCAGGCTCTTCGAGGCTCTGAAAGCTCATGGGGCAGAGACAGATTGGACAGCAGTTCACTCGATCTTGATAGGCAGAGACCCAGACGTATTAGTTGGTGAGGCTGATTTCTTTGTCTTGATACCAAACAGAGGAATCGTTGTAATTGAAGCTAAGGCTCCGACTCAGGTGACCTATAAGTCTGGTGATTGGTTTCTTGAAGGCACGCCCAATCCTAAGAAAAACCCCCTGGATCAAGCGAACCGAGCAAGGGGTGCCCTGAGAAAATTCATAGCAGAGCTTGGTATGGATGATGAAGTTCCTATCGCTCGCATGGTCTGGTTCACTTCATTGGGGCGACACCAGTTCGACCCTGTGTCCCGTGGAGACTTTCAGTTCCACGAGTGGGAGCTTGGCTGGAAGCAAGACCTAGCAGCACCCGTGAAGGCTATCGAAAACGTCTTGGACAACTTCCTGAGGCACTACTCCAAATCAGAAACCATCAAGATATCCCCAGGGCACTTCACCCAGGATGTATCAGAAAGAATCAGCTCTGCATTATTCGCAGACTTCACAGTGTCTGAGGATCCCAGGGATAGAGCGAAAGAGCGGGCAGACGAGCGTCGACGATTGCTTGCGGACCAGTTCAAGATATTGAATGCGATAGAGGACAATCCCCACATTTATCTTGAGGGTGCTGCGGGCTCAGGAAAAAGCTTCCTTATATCGGAAGCCGCAATGAGGTCCCGTCGCGACGAAAAACGCACGCTTGTGACCTGTTGGAATGTTCTAATGGCCGAAGAGTTGGCTCGGCAAATACCCCATTCAAACGATCTGAATTTTGTTGTCAAGGATATCAACTGCCTAATGCTTGAATTTGCCGGACTGAAAAGTAACCCGAGCGATGCGAGCTCTGAGTGGTACGAGGAGGAGTTGCCGGAGCTAGCCCTGGCTGGCCTGAAAAGAAAGCCATTTCTTGGAAACTTCAGCGCAATCTTGATCGATGAATTCCAAGATTTAGTGGGGAAGCTCAAAGTTCTCGAGTTTCTCTTGTCACTTGGGAAGGGGCTGGGACTCAGCCAAACTAACCTCGTTTTAGCAGGAGATGAGCGGCAGCAGATCTTGGTGGATCGCCGAGGCTCTATGGGGTCTTTCGCAACAGCTAAGGCTTTGTTGCCTGGGATTGTGAAATACAAGTTGAAAGCAAACACCAGAATGAGCCCAAAGCTTCACAGAGAAATGCAAAAACTTCTCGGCATCAAGTTGGAAGTGGATGAGCACCTCATAAAGTCCGATCAAATCGGCGGACTCACTGTTATCGAAACAACTCAAAAGCAGCAGGCTACAGCGTTGAAAGATTGCCTAAATGACCTCTTGCTGTCCTACTCCTCTTCAGAGATTCGCGTTCTCTCACCGTTTGGTGCTCAACGTTCACTAATAGGAAAGTTGTTTGAATCAGAGGTAAGGGCCAACGATGAGGTTTGGTTGAAATCCCATGCCAGGCATGCGTCGACAAACGGGGAAATTCGATGGAGATCGATTTCCAAGTTCAAAGGGCTCGAAGATGAGGTTGTCGTTATCACCGACATTGGTCAGGAGTCCGCGGACTTTTTTGCAGAACGGGGGCAGCCAATAGCAGACTGGCTCTATGTCGGCATTTCAAGGGCTCGACACAGGTGCATTTTGATTACAACAACGCCGATCGATGAGCTCTTGAGGCAGTAG
- a CDS encoding serine/threonine-protein kinase, with amino-acid sequence MRVTRGTKSQLYSGQGGLIIRRDSILVGYSNERSRNPQMKQLDKKWSKTLGPVPTSPTVYYEDHSYVEFEALNLEDHILFSAFWQVLDGDVFQLQDYARSKFATKLRAAARYIEENREKIISENGALSLDGLDYSTLSDDEDVLKEFSQPKIGSIIEGYKLVRELGGGAFGSVFLAQSIEDKDAMVAFKLMKPRPGPEFKAGQVGFMHQAEEFLAEAKNSLNFTAAPYVMNAHEMGMYPWPWIAYPLVRGGTVKEVSAYRGISDRDWWELAHDLVSGLNSIHQEGLVHLDIKPDNIMRHEDRFMIMDLGVSMVTGYEFGQLPSGTIVYMAPEILEARLRGDRSFKPSGVADVFSAGLTLLWCLTGRYHIDPRTITSQATAEEQVFRSLLKNGVEIFDLPAEKQALLKKMLQVDPKLRATANELLFDIAPKVDMDLKVQQVERAKFALSEGALGQLEGGENARFKERIDGPLKTWMPFQNQLRAITEEIRPAFFSADIYFNSGREWMYVQALYAAGGWVLECQSEVFMDSGLKDSQKQKLIALGWNPPTESSPNYERIVDMISAEKMANLFVDALEQAYGVLLSEISYIEFKIQNKNAY; translated from the coding sequence ATGCGGGTAACAAGAGGAACCAAAAGTCAGCTTTACTCGGGGCAAGGTGGCCTGATCATTCGCCGGGACAGCATCCTTGTTGGTTACTCGAATGAGAGATCGAGAAATCCTCAGATGAAGCAGCTGGATAAGAAGTGGTCCAAAACTCTTGGACCCGTGCCAACCAGCCCAACTGTTTATTATGAGGACCACTCCTACGTTGAGTTTGAAGCCTTGAACCTTGAAGATCACATCCTCTTCAGCGCCTTTTGGCAAGTGCTTGATGGCGATGTGTTCCAGCTACAGGATTACGCGCGTTCGAAATTTGCGACAAAGCTTCGAGCAGCTGCGAGATACATCGAGGAGAATCGCGAAAAAATCATTTCGGAGAATGGTGCGCTAAGCCTGGATGGTCTGGACTACTCCACGCTGTCCGATGATGAAGACGTACTCAAGGAGTTTTCGCAGCCCAAAATCGGATCAATTATTGAGGGCTACAAGCTGGTACGAGAGCTTGGAGGCGGGGCATTTGGATCGGTGTTTCTTGCTCAAAGCATTGAGGACAAAGACGCCATGGTGGCGTTTAAGCTCATGAAACCAAGACCAGGTCCTGAATTCAAGGCCGGTCAAGTTGGATTCATGCACCAAGCTGAAGAGTTTCTAGCCGAGGCGAAGAACAGCCTGAACTTCACCGCTGCGCCATATGTAATGAATGCCCACGAAATGGGGATGTATCCATGGCCTTGGATTGCATATCCACTTGTTAGGGGTGGGACCGTCAAAGAAGTATCTGCGTATCGAGGAATCTCCGACAGGGATTGGTGGGAGCTCGCACATGACCTAGTTTCCGGTCTCAACTCGATCCATCAAGAAGGACTGGTCCACCTAGACATCAAGCCCGACAACATAATGCGTCATGAGGACAGGTTTATGATCATGGACCTCGGGGTCTCCATGGTCACGGGATATGAGTTTGGACAATTACCTTCCGGGACGATCGTTTACATGGCACCTGAGATTCTGGAGGCCCGTCTCAGAGGGGACAGGTCTTTCAAGCCCTCGGGGGTCGCAGACGTGTTCTCAGCTGGACTCACATTGCTTTGGTGCCTAACCGGTCGTTACCACATAGACCCTAGGACGATAACTAGTCAGGCAACCGCCGAGGAGCAGGTCTTCAGAAGCCTCCTGAAAAATGGGGTTGAGATTTTTGACCTCCCCGCAGAAAAGCAAGCTCTCCTGAAAAAGATGCTTCAGGTCGATCCAAAGTTACGTGCGACCGCCAATGAGTTGCTCTTTGACATAGCGCCTAAAGTCGACATGGACCTAAAGGTACAGCAAGTCGAGCGGGCTAAATTCGCTCTCTCTGAAGGAGCATTAGGGCAACTTGAGGGTGGCGAAAATGCGAGATTCAAAGAGCGAATCGATGGGCCTCTAAAAACTTGGATGCCTTTTCAGAATCAACTGCGAGCAATCACAGAAGAAATCCGACCAGCGTTCTTTAGTGCTGATATCTACTTCAATTCCGGTCGAGAGTGGATGTATGTTCAAGCTCTCTATGCTGCGGGCGGCTGGGTGTTGGAGTGCCAATCGGAAGTGTTCATGGACAGTGGACTCAAGGACTCACAGAAGCAAAAACTCATTGCTTTGGGCTGGAACCCGCCAACTGAATCCAGTCCAAATTACGAACGCATAGTGGACATGATCTCTGCGGAGAAAATGGCAAATCTATTTGTCGATGCCCTTGAGCAAGCCTACGGCGTGCTTCTTTCCGAGATTTCATACATCGAGTTCAAGATCCAGAACAAGAATGCCTACTAG